In Bacillus sp. DX3.1, the following proteins share a genomic window:
- a CDS encoding 4'-phosphopantetheinyl transferase superfamily protein, translating to MILIVKMDINNYDLATLMRLLPFLEQETQLQVSRFQMPEDKKRTLLGNYVAKHLIARYTQQNIEHVHFTTNAYGKKIVQKSPISFNLSHAGKWVVIALSTNESIGVDVEKMEPIDIWEVATFFSIAEQRYLKGLVGEEAQHAFYRIWTAKESFLKCIGRGLSHPLDEFIVPLHSSAQPQSIESATVHSNTIQVYSFQIDSEHWCSISTNDFKFPVDIMTLSKDFSVLTSEQMQIK from the coding sequence ATGATTTTAATTGTAAAAATGGATATCAACAATTATGACCTTGCCACTTTAATGAGGTTGTTGCCTTTTTTAGAACAGGAGACGCAGTTGCAAGTGTCTCGTTTTCAAATGCCCGAGGACAAAAAGCGAACTCTACTCGGTAATTATGTAGCGAAGCACTTAATTGCACGATATACTCAGCAAAATATAGAACACGTACATTTTACGACTAATGCATATGGTAAAAAGATAGTACAAAAAAGTCCTATTTCATTTAATCTTTCTCATGCTGGTAAATGGGTTGTGATTGCCTTATCAACAAATGAGTCAATTGGTGTTGATGTTGAAAAGATGGAACCGATCGATATTTGGGAGGTTGCGACATTCTTTAGCATAGCAGAACAACGGTATTTAAAAGGATTAGTGGGAGAAGAAGCGCAACATGCATTTTATCGTATATGGACAGCGAAAGAAAGCTTTTTGAAATGTATTGGTAGGGGATTAAGTCACCCGCTAGATGAATTTATAGTTCCGCTTCACTCTTCCGCTCAACCACAATCAATTGAAAGTGCAACTGTACACAGTAATACGATTCAAGTATATTCATTTCAAATTGATTCTGAACACTGGTGTAGTATTAGTACAAATGATTTCAAATTTCCGGTAGACATAATGACGTTATCTAAGGATTTTTCAGTCTTAACAAGTGAACAGATGCAGATAAAATAG
- a CDS encoding ABC transporter ATP-binding protein translates to MNDGIDIKHLVKKIDNHVILDDVSLEIPKGAIYGILGANGAGKTTLMKVILNMLKASSGDITILGQPIDRRNHPVLSEVGCLIETPIFYDHLTAEQNLMIHCQYVHPMFIQNIQETMVLVGLEGKGNHAVHTFSLGMKQRLGIARALVTKPKILVLDEPINGLDPKGIVDMRNLLQDINQKYQTTILISSHIISELDRLATHIAILDQGKVMKEFTMSALRESGVDLEDYFLTMLHA, encoded by the coding sequence ATGAATGATGGTATTGACATTAAGCATTTGGTCAAAAAAATAGATAACCATGTGATTCTAGATGACGTTTCTCTGGAGATTCCAAAAGGAGCAATTTATGGTATTTTGGGTGCAAATGGAGCTGGAAAAACAACGCTTATGAAAGTTATTTTGAACATGCTAAAGGCATCTAGTGGAGACATTACAATTTTAGGGCAACCAATCGACAGGAGAAATCACCCTGTGTTGAGCGAAGTTGGCTGTTTAATTGAAACACCTATTTTTTACGACCATCTAACAGCAGAGCAGAATCTAATGATACATTGTCAGTATGTTCACCCGATGTTTATTCAAAACATTCAGGAAACGATGGTTCTTGTAGGGCTTGAGGGTAAGGGAAATCATGCTGTTCATACTTTTTCTCTAGGAATGAAACAGCGCTTAGGTATTGCACGCGCACTAGTGACAAAACCTAAAATCCTCGTTTTAGATGAGCCGATTAATGGACTAGATCCTAAAGGAATCGTAGATATGCGAAATTTATTGCAGGATATCAACCAGAAATATCAAACGACAATTTTAATCTCTAGTCACATCATTTCAGAATTGGACAGATTGGCAACCCATATTGCTATTTTGGATCAAGGGAAAGTCATGAAAGAATTTACAATGAGTGCACTTCGTGAAAGCGGTGTTGATTTAGAGGATTATTTTCTAACAATGTTGCATGCATAA
- a CDS encoding TetR/AcrR family transcriptional regulator, with translation MARGFTTEEKVKIKENLLKECEKSWVEYGYKRTNIDLLCAKVGISKGAFYIFYQTKEQLFCDVMDQMQERLIRYMNDEITRNPTKEGFMNGFKKMYQEYGKGNWVRNLTSPEFVVLLNKLPKERLENHNPDYTMFILRDAIEKSHLVLKVSEQKVIGTLSALLAILGSKDSLGYDHYEVFELLLHSVIDELFE, from the coding sequence ATGGCTAGAGGATTTACAACAGAAGAAAAAGTGAAAATTAAGGAGAATCTACTAAAAGAATGCGAAAAAAGCTGGGTTGAGTACGGTTACAAGAGAACGAACATTGACTTGTTATGCGCAAAAGTAGGCATTTCAAAAGGAGCATTCTACATTTTCTATCAAACAAAAGAACAGTTATTCTGTGATGTCATGGATCAGATGCAAGAACGGTTGATTCGTTACATGAATGATGAAATTACCCGCAATCCTACAAAAGAAGGGTTCATGAATGGGTTCAAAAAAATGTATCAAGAATATGGGAAAGGAAACTGGGTGAGAAATTTAACTAGTCCGGAGTTTGTTGTCCTTCTGAATAAACTGCCTAAAGAGCGTTTGGAAAATCACAATCCAGATTACACCATGTTTATATTAAGAGATGCCATCGAAAAAAGTCATTTGGTCTTAAAAGTATCAGAACAAAAGGTAATTGGAACTTTATCAGCTTTGTTAGCAATTTTAGGGAGCAAGGATTCCTTAGGCTACGACCATTATGAAGTCTTTGAATTATTGCTTCATAGTGTTATTGATGAATTATTTGAATAA
- a CDS encoding DUF4097 family beta strand repeat-containing protein, whose amino-acid sequence MKKAILENMQLMLERRYISTTLKNIDIYLERGLLDIQTEDREDIYVGYYLSNKDREKSFTYKSSIVGQTLHVQLKRKNLFVPFNFFDGLVLKIRIPKYYRENINIATATGQIFVTQQQAHFNECVVKSTTGNISLLEVDANQLTVTSTTGNIQVKVPLSQEFDNDRFKIKTTAGKVVIDAMNLYHKMYVKSVTGDIVLGIDSQLTNYDIHFKSVSGRTPATSIKTASSEACQIYANTVAGNILFEKN is encoded by the coding sequence GTGAAAAAAGCAATACTAGAGAACATGCAATTAATGTTGGAAAGACGTTATATTTCTACCACGTTAAAAAATATAGACATTTACTTGGAGAGAGGTTTGTTAGACATTCAAACAGAAGATAGGGAAGATATTTATGTCGGATATTATTTATCCAATAAAGACAGAGAAAAATCATTTACCTATAAATCTAGTATTGTAGGACAGACATTACATGTGCAGTTGAAACGTAAAAATCTATTTGTGCCATTCAACTTTTTTGATGGCCTTGTACTGAAAATCCGTATTCCTAAATATTACCGTGAAAATATCAATATAGCTACTGCAACAGGACAAATTTTTGTGACACAACAGCAGGCACATTTTAATGAATGTGTTGTTAAATCTACAACTGGCAATATTTCTTTGCTTGAAGTGGATGCAAATCAACTAACTGTAACGTCGACTACAGGAAACATTCAAGTAAAAGTGCCTCTTTCTCAAGAGTTTGATAATGATCGGTTTAAAATAAAAACCACCGCTGGAAAAGTGGTAATTGATGCGATGAATCTCTACCATAAAATGTATGTAAAATCTGTAACCGGAGATATTGTTTTAGGTATAGATAGTCAACTTACCAACTACGATATTCATTTTAAAAGTGTTTCTGGGCGCACGCCTGCAACAAGCATTAAGACAGCCAGCTCTGAAGCTTGTCAAATATATGCAAATACAGTAGCGGGCAATATTTTGTTCGAAAAAAATTAA
- a CDS encoding thioesterase domain-containing protein, which produces MFFFGHSMGGVIAYEIAKRLEKNNFPLKV; this is translated from the coding sequence ATTTTCTTTTTTGGTCATAGCATGGGCGGTGTGATCGCTTATGAGATTGCTAAGCGCTTAGAAAAAAACAATTTTCCATTGAAGGTTTAG
- a CDS encoding CBS domain-containing protein, producing the protein MTTVREFMSTDIVQCTPLDNVYEAAVKMKEEAIGMIPVVENNQVVGLVTDRDLVVRGIAEKHPGSNKITNVMTTDIVSISPNDPIEKATELMARYQVRRLPVVENGQLIGMLALGDLAVTEQADDQAGFALSEISEHTE; encoded by the coding sequence ATGACAACAGTAAGAGAATTTATGAGTACCGATATTGTACAATGTACACCGTTAGATAATGTATATGAAGCGGCTGTGAAAATGAAAGAAGAAGCAATTGGTATGATTCCAGTTGTAGAGAACAATCAAGTAGTTGGTCTTGTTACAGATCGTGATTTAGTTGTACGTGGAATTGCGGAGAAACATCCGGGCTCTAATAAAATTACAAATGTGATGACCACGGATATAGTTTCAATATCCCCTAACGATCCCATTGAAAAGGCAACAGAGTTAATGGCACGATATCAAGTAAGAAGACTACCAGTAGTAGAAAACGGGCAACTCATTGGAATGTTAGCACTAGGTGATTTAGCAGTAACAGAACAAGCGGATGATCAAGCAGGATTTGCTTTAAGTGAGATATCAGAGCATACAGAATAA
- a CDS encoding DUF3965 domain-containing protein: MRAVQSNPNWNLVTDAYVEPDNFADLFSLLVPARPKGEGKDRTILAWKEKEFYKKDNLAPFILYGMNKVEDLPQFHKDEIPTLVRIVRLCQEIGWYKEAYTFMVSQRLDEFVHTSMEYETWDILTQVVAWNYLIIKYRVGELENKDVMIWERIKFNEECIEKCNKLLSHKEMMELTFFYLCKQAKTLSKEQLDQEMMSLAVYCNKYVYDLYIFDLLKKYRKCTDFLTYYGPSRSVIACQRAVIAQISDRLNPLKTTHVDDYLYVMKEMMEHMSFEFMDKYENFIGKLLSYVPFFEMIQVPQHAYYCEELMYICKGIEYKEEMLRNYIFIQLHDCLPSFIKQFLKNKRYATIHDILFYWCDDEQRMGLEKKYNLSFIYERYACG; encoded by the coding sequence ATGAGGGCTGTACAGAGCAATCCTAATTGGAATTTGGTTACGGATGCGTATGTTGAACCAGATAATTTTGCGGATTTATTTTCTTTACTTGTACCTGCTCGTCCAAAAGGTGAAGGGAAAGATAGAACAATTTTAGCATGGAAAGAAAAAGAATTTTATAAAAAAGATAATTTAGCTCCATTTATCTTATATGGAATGAATAAAGTGGAGGACTTGCCACAATTTCATAAAGATGAAATACCAACTTTGGTTCGAATTGTTCGTTTATGTCAGGAAATCGGATGGTATAAAGAAGCCTATACATTTATGGTAAGTCAAAGATTAGATGAATTTGTACATACATCAATGGAATATGAAACATGGGATATTTTGACACAAGTTGTAGCTTGGAATTATTTAATTATAAAATATAGAGTCGGTGAATTAGAAAATAAAGACGTAATGATTTGGGAAAGAATTAAATTTAATGAAGAATGTATTGAAAAATGTAATAAACTATTGTCTCATAAAGAAATGATGGAGCTTACATTCTTTTATCTATGTAAGCAGGCAAAAACATTATCAAAGGAGCAACTAGATCAAGAAATGATGAGTTTAGCAGTATACTGTAATAAATATGTTTATGATTTATACATATTTGACTTATTAAAAAAATATCGTAAGTGTACTGATTTTTTAACATACTATGGACCTAGTCGTTCTGTTATTGCATGTCAAAGAGCTGTAATTGCTCAAATCTCTGACCGTCTTAATCCGTTAAAAACAACGCATGTGGATGATTATTTATATGTAATGAAAGAAATGATGGAGCATATGTCGTTTGAGTTTATGGATAAATATGAAAATTTCATTGGAAAGCTGTTATCATATGTACCATTTTTTGAAATGATCCAAGTTCCACAACATGCTTATTATTGTGAAGAGTTGATGTATATTTGTAAGGGAATTGAATACAAAGAAGAAATGCTACGTAATTATATATTTATACAATTGCATGATTGCTTGCCATCATTTATTAAACAATTTTTAAAAAATAAGCGTTATGCAACCATTCATGATATTTTATTTTATTGGTGTGATGATGAACAGAGAATGGGTTTAGAGAAGAAATATAATTTGAGCTTTATTTATGAGCGATATGCTTGTGGATAG
- a CDS encoding SH3 domain-containing protein — translation MKMKATAFTVATVAAASLLPSMTEIDMHTAAAQQKPTEKIGYVTTETVELYQNAEVNGDSIAIITYNTPVTILETIQDWYKVNVQNKTGYIKKSDISFTKPAQLNNQYIVNTNVLNVRSEPNTHSSILDVLPNGKFITIQGTHGDWYQISHNGKVGYVKRDFVSSSSQPLVKGMTVQGAPSYYVAAPTLKVRSGAGTNTAAIGSLQDGTQVQVVETVGTWYKIRFGSGYGYVAQHYILQKQPQEKQDTPSIPAVFKFPAQGKVSSTFDISWEQMHYGVDIAAPGDVSIQAAAAGKVLKSYYSASYGNVVFVTHHIKGKLYTTVYAHMKDRAVQAGDQVQMGQLLGHMGNTGHSFGQHLHFELHNGEWNFEKTNAVDPLPYLVR, via the coding sequence ATGAAAATGAAAGCTACAGCTTTTACGGTGGCTACTGTTGCAGCGGCTTCCCTGCTTCCGTCCATGACTGAGATAGACATGCATACTGCAGCAGCCCAACAAAAGCCGACAGAAAAAATTGGATATGTAACAACAGAAACAGTAGAGTTATATCAAAATGCTGAAGTGAATGGTGATTCAATTGCCATTATTACATATAACACACCCGTTACAATTCTTGAAACAATACAAGATTGGTATAAGGTAAACGTACAAAATAAAACTGGTTACATAAAAAAGAGTGATATTTCATTTACAAAACCAGCTCAGCTTAACAACCAATATATTGTAAATACAAATGTACTAAACGTTCGTTCTGAACCTAATACACACTCTTCTATTCTTGATGTATTACCAAACGGTAAATTCATTACCATTCAAGGAACACATGGCGATTGGTATCAAATCTCTCACAATGGAAAAGTAGGATACGTGAAGAGGGACTTTGTATCTAGTAGTTCACAACCATTAGTAAAAGGTATGACTGTGCAGGGTGCACCTTCCTATTATGTTGCAGCACCTACATTAAAAGTCCGTAGTGGTGCAGGAACAAATACCGCCGCAATTGGCTCTTTACAAGATGGTACCCAAGTACAAGTGGTAGAAACAGTGGGTACTTGGTATAAAATTCGTTTTGGCTCCGGTTATGGATATGTCGCACAACATTATATACTACAAAAACAACCACAAGAAAAGCAGGATACTCCTTCTATTCCAGCTGTTTTCAAATTCCCTGCTCAAGGTAAAGTTAGCTCAACATTCGATATTAGTTGGGAACAAATGCATTATGGTGTGGATATTGCAGCTCCTGGAGATGTTTCTATTCAAGCTGCGGCTGCAGGTAAAGTTTTGAAATCCTACTATTCTGCAAGCTATGGTAACGTCGTATTCGTTACTCATCACATAAAAGGAAAATTATATACAACGGTTTATGCTCATATGAAAGATCGTGCTGTACAAGCTGGTGATCAAGTTCAAATGGGGCAATTATTAGGCCATATGGGAAATACAGGTCATTCTTTTGGACAACATCTCCATTTTGAATTACATAACGGTGAATGGAATTTTGAAAAAACAAACGCAGTTGACCCACTGCCTTACTTAGTTCGGTAA
- the tenA gene encoding thiaminase II: MKFCERLYEMVQPVWEKSHNHPFVTGMGDGTLEKDKFQYYIIQDYLYLLDYAKLYAIGVVKATSPQVMAKFAEQIDGILNGEMTIHKQYAKRLDISVQEMEQAKPSAKNLAYTNYMMSVSQNGTLTELIAALLPCMWSYWEIGKRLNDIPGARDHEFFGEWIQGYSSEEYGNLCTWLMDLLNELAIGKSEQELARLEEIFLYSSRFEYLFWDMAYRKEMWGFEEQEHTTVS; the protein is encoded by the coding sequence ATGAAATTTTGTGAGAGATTATATGAAATGGTTCAGCCTGTTTGGGAAAAAAGTCATAATCATCCGTTTGTGACTGGAATGGGGGATGGAACGTTAGAAAAAGATAAATTTCAATACTACATTATACAAGATTATTTATATTTGCTAGATTACGCAAAACTATATGCAATTGGAGTTGTAAAAGCGACGAGCCCACAAGTTATGGCGAAATTTGCTGAACAAATAGATGGTATTTTAAATGGAGAAATGACCATTCATAAGCAGTATGCAAAACGTCTCGATATTTCTGTGCAAGAGATGGAACAAGCGAAACCATCTGCTAAAAATTTAGCATATACGAACTATATGATGTCTGTATCACAAAATGGTACACTTACCGAATTAATTGCAGCATTACTTCCATGTATGTGGAGCTATTGGGAAATTGGAAAGCGTTTAAATGATATTCCAGGAGCGAGAGATCATGAATTTTTTGGCGAATGGATTCAAGGATATAGCTCAGAAGAGTACGGAAACCTTTGTACTTGGTTAATGGATTTATTAAATGAATTAGCTATTGGAAAATCTGAACAAGAACTAGCTCGTTTAGAAGAGATTTTCTTATATTCCAGCCGCTTTGAATATTTATTCTGGGATATGGCCTATCGTAAGGAGATGTGGGGTTTTGAGGAGCAAGAGCATACTACAGTTTCATAA
- a CDS encoding ABC transporter ATP-binding protein, translating into MRSKSILQFHNVSFHYDEKPIINSLNANIQEKEFVSIIGPSGCGKSTLFRLITGLEEPTAGTIQLTETTSHPVGYMPQKDMLLPWRTIIENAALPLECQGIKKKEAHTKAKALLEQFGLQGYEKKYPKDLSGGMRQRVSFIRTLLTGGEILLLDEPFSALDALTKATLQEWLFEQWKHWQKTILFITHDVEEALYLSNRIFVVTEQPITTLTERVVPLGADRSRKDLYKPEILALKDELLGMLQRQVFV; encoded by the coding sequence TTGAGGAGCAAGAGCATACTACAGTTTCATAATGTTTCCTTTCATTATGATGAAAAGCCAATCATAAATAGTCTTAATGCTAACATACAAGAAAAAGAGTTTGTTAGCATTATTGGACCGAGTGGCTGTGGCAAAAGTACATTATTTCGTCTTATTACAGGATTAGAAGAACCGACGGCTGGAACGATTCAACTGACAGAAACAACAAGTCATCCTGTAGGATATATGCCACAAAAAGATATGCTTTTACCATGGAGAACCATTATTGAAAATGCAGCGCTGCCGCTAGAATGTCAGGGGATAAAGAAAAAAGAAGCTCATACAAAGGCAAAGGCGCTTTTAGAACAATTTGGTTTGCAAGGATATGAGAAAAAATATCCGAAGGACTTATCAGGTGGTATGCGGCAGCGTGTTTCATTTATCAGAACGCTATTAACTGGCGGAGAAATTTTATTATTAGATGAGCCGTTTAGTGCACTGGATGCATTAACGAAGGCCACATTGCAAGAATGGCTGTTTGAACAATGGAAACATTGGCAAAAAACAATTCTATTTATTACGCATGATGTGGAAGAAGCACTTTACCTTTCCAATCGAATTTTTGTTGTGACGGAGCAACCTATCACAACTTTGACAGAGCGTGTTGTTCCACTTGGAGCTGATCGTTCAAGAAAAGATTTGTATAAGCCGGAAATATTAGCTTTAAAAGATGAGCTGCTTGGCATGTTGCAAAGGCAGGTGTTCGTATGA
- a CDS encoding ABC transporter permease: MKRVTEFLPALIVSSILLVSWEVGARIVDEMYILPSPTAILAKMWALRDILLTVHLPATLYVVLIGVVISIVLGVGLAMVMSASTWMERAFYPLLVASQTIPITALAPLFVLWFGYSIWSKVIVTVLITFFPIAVNTYDGLRSTKKEWEELLVTYGATKKDIFLKLKLPSALPYFFSALKIAVPLSVIGAAIGEWLGAQAGLGYFSKRMMTQLDGAGVFAPIVLLSLLAIFFVLLVSILEKKFISWRKHS; the protein is encoded by the coding sequence ATGAAACGTGTTACAGAATTTTTACCTGCACTGATTGTGAGCAGCATTTTACTTGTTAGCTGGGAAGTGGGAGCTAGGATTGTAGATGAGATGTACATATTGCCATCTCCAACTGCAATTCTAGCTAAAATGTGGGCTTTACGTGACATATTACTGACTGTTCATTTACCAGCGACGCTATACGTAGTATTGATAGGCGTTGTTATTTCTATCGTGTTAGGCGTTGGATTAGCGATGGTAATGAGTGCGAGTACATGGATGGAGAGAGCGTTTTATCCGCTTTTAGTTGCTTCACAAACAATTCCAATTACAGCGCTAGCGCCATTATTTGTTTTGTGGTTTGGTTATTCGATTTGGAGCAAAGTAATTGTTACCGTTTTGATTACGTTTTTCCCGATTGCAGTAAATACGTACGATGGTCTGCGTAGTACGAAAAAGGAATGGGAAGAGCTGTTAGTTACATACGGTGCCACGAAAAAAGATATATTTTTAAAGTTAAAGTTGCCATCTGCACTCCCATACTTTTTCTCGGCTTTAAAAATCGCGGTGCCACTTAGTGTAATTGGTGCCGCGATCGGTGAGTGGCTTGGTGCACAAGCTGGTCTTGGATACTTTAGTAAACGAATGATGACGCAGTTAGACGGAGCAGGCGTATTTGCACCGATTGTATTGTTATCATTGCTTGCTATTTTCTTTGTGTTACTTGTTTCTATATTAGAAAAGAAATTTATTAGTTGGAGGAAACATTCATGA
- a CDS encoding ABC transporter substrate-binding protein — translation MKLFKRIFVFTLLVAMIAGCSSNSSSEKKEAEKEVTVMLDWYPNAVHSFIYTAIEKGYFKEEGVKVNIKFPSNPTDPLTLAAAGKVTVGLYYQPDVVIAKANEQIPVKSIGTVVRSPLNHVVSLKSAGITSPKDLEGKTVGYSGTPLSEAYLKTMIKEDGGNPNNVKVVDVGFDLVPALITKKVDAVTGAYINHEVPVMRHQGHEPAYFNPADYGVPNYHELVFVTGDKTLKKDKEALQAFLRGAKKGFDFMKKNPDEALNILLDHQEKENFPLVPEVEKESMKILLEKMETKDEPFLSDTKESWEKQNKWLKEKGMTKENVPANELFENILK, via the coding sequence ATGAAATTATTCAAACGCATCTTTGTGTTTACATTATTAGTTGCAATGATTGCAGGATGTTCTAGTAATTCATCATCAGAGAAGAAAGAAGCTGAAAAAGAAGTAACAGTTATGCTCGATTGGTATCCAAATGCGGTTCATAGCTTTATCTATACAGCAATTGAAAAAGGATACTTTAAAGAAGAAGGAGTGAAGGTCAATATCAAATTTCCTTCTAACCCAACAGATCCATTAACGTTAGCGGCGGCGGGAAAAGTAACAGTTGGTTTATACTATCAACCAGATGTTGTCATTGCAAAAGCAAATGAACAAATTCCAGTGAAATCAATTGGTACGGTTGTACGCTCACCATTAAACCACGTTGTATCTTTAAAATCAGCAGGGATTACTTCACCAAAAGATTTAGAAGGGAAAACAGTTGGTTATTCTGGAACACCTTTAAGTGAGGCGTATTTGAAAACGATGATAAAAGAAGATGGTGGTAATCCAAACAATGTGAAAGTAGTAGATGTTGGGTTTGATTTAGTACCAGCATTAATTACGAAAAAAGTAGATGCTGTAACAGGAGCATACATTAACCATGAAGTTCCAGTTATGCGTCATCAAGGTCATGAGCCAGCGTACTTTAACCCAGCTGACTATGGCGTGCCAAATTATCATGAACTTGTTTTTGTAACAGGTGATAAAACATTGAAAAAGGATAAGGAAGCGTTGCAAGCATTTTTACGCGGTGCAAAAAAAGGATTTGACTTTATGAAGAAAAATCCAGATGAAGCACTCAATATTTTATTAGATCATCAAGAAAAAGAAAACTTCCCACTTGTTCCAGAAGTTGAAAAAGAAAGTATGAAAATTTTGTTAGAAAAAATGGAAACGAAAGATGAGCCATTTTTATCAGATACAAAAGAGTCGTGGGAAAAACAAAATAAATGGCTGAAAGAAAAAGGCATGACAAAAGAGAATGTTCCTGCAAACGAATTATTTGAAAACATTTTAAAGTAG
- the tenI gene encoding thiazole tautomerase TenI has protein sequence MKDELHVISNGQMAFKELANVAMQIESEIDYLHIREREKSTKELYEGVEGLLKGGFPASKLVINDRIDIAILLNIPRVQLGYRSTNVGSVKEKFSYLHVGYSVHSLEEAIIAFKNGADSLVYGHVFPTSCKKGVPARGLEEISDMARRLTIPITAIGGITPQNTAYVLQAGVTGIAVMSGIVSDREPYEQARLYKETIRKWAENHE, from the coding sequence ATGAAAGACGAGCTCCATGTTATCTCAAATGGTCAGATGGCATTCAAAGAGTTAGCGAATGTAGCGATGCAAATTGAGAGTGAGATTGATTATTTGCATATTCGTGAGCGTGAAAAAAGTACGAAAGAATTATATGAAGGTGTGGAGGGTCTCTTAAAAGGGGGCTTTCCAGCTTCTAAACTTGTGATTAACGATCGAATTGATATTGCAATTTTGTTAAATATCCCACGTGTACAATTAGGCTATCGAAGTACTAATGTCGGGTCTGTGAAAGAAAAATTTTCTTATTTGCATGTTGGATATTCTGTACATTCTCTAGAGGAAGCGATAATTGCCTTCAAAAATGGGGCAGATTCACTTGTTTATGGGCACGTATTTCCGACAAGTTGTAAGAAAGGTGTTCCAGCAAGAGGGCTAGAAGAAATTTCAGATATGGCAAGACGGTTAACGATACCCATTACAGCAATTGGAGGTATAACGCCTCAAAATACAGCGTACGTGCTTCAAGCTGGTGTGACTGGCATTGCAGTGATGTCTGGAATTGTAAGTGATAGAGAACCGTATGAGCAAGCAAGGCTATACAAGGAAACAATACGAAAGTGGGCGGAAAATCATGAGTAA